One Plasmodium vinckei vinckei genome assembly, chromosome: PVVCY_09 genomic region harbors:
- a CDS encoding WD repeat-containing protein, putative, which produces MDINVKTFNTCFDNINLNLANLKNKNLKSGPDFSFFYEYAHDKTILSLSIDESGTYMATGSADHSIRIHNLKKLSTEKELYHKKCGHSDWVNKVFFTKRNEILSGGLDGKMCLWNTTYACKVPRINKMMNCSEYIEQEKKVKEVHFKASTNTITCKEICAHYSTISDMKFNKQDEKCITSSYDKTLKIFDIKKFRELSTYKGSHSYPITSFLWLQNKIISADKNGTICVFDVETSQEILTAPNTHTGNVGALNYFYLYKNGYEDINDRVKSDTYYKLDQSEVIDADKNESYSLEREHKNNKQKLNKTERERERVWKEKNVKIINSDNLFYNNNNHLNLNDDKIPLIITGGQRDGVLKIRDFRIFHKYVGCKKIHTASINCIVTYNLKNRTYIISCSADGYCYQFEIQGICSSLNNYLKKVCVNEPILSAKYVGNHLILVGTAFGNLFLLNFSDCSKNKLTKQAKQILNASDELNTDNNFHAIEKNNNQYNKTNDDILWAFGGCQKGGINCIECIYIYNSTNVNPNEVELCNIVIGGDDGIPCLLSIPNSFI; this is translated from the exons ATGGATATTAATGTAAAAACATTCAATACATGCTTTGATAACATAAATTTGAATTTagcaaatttaaaaaacaaaaatttaaaaagtggACCTgatttttcctttttctaTGAATATGCACATGATAAGACAATTCTGTCTCTTTCCATAGATGAAAGTG GAACTTATATGGCCACAGGAAGTGCTGACCATTCCATACGAATACACAAcctaaaaaaattatcaacTGAAAAAGAACtttatcataaaaaatgtggtCATTCTGATTGGGTAAATaaagtattttttacaaaaaggAATGAAATTCTTTCAGGGGGTTTAGATGGGAAAATGTGTTTATGGAATACCACATATGCATGTAAAGTTCcaagaataaataaaatgatgaattgttcagaatatatagaacaagaaaaaaaagttaaagaAGTACATTTTAAAGCATCTACTAATACGATTACATGTAAAGAAATATGCGCACACTATTCAACAATTAGTGATATgaaatttaataaacaagatgaaaaatgtattacTAGTAGTTATGataaaacattaaaaatttttgatataaaaaaatttcgtGAACTATCCACATATAAAGGTAGCCATTCATATCCAATAACTAGCTTTTTATGGttgcaaaataaaattatatctgCTGACAAAAATGGAACTATATGTGTTTTTGATGTAGAAACTTCACAAGAAATTCTAACCGCACCCAATACACATACTGGTAATGTAGGTGCTctaaactatttttatttatataagaaCGGATATGAAGATATTAATGATCGCGTAAAGTCGgatacatattataaacTTGACCAATCTGAAGTGATTGATGcagataaaaatgaatcatATTCACTAGAAAGggaacataaaaataacaaacaaaaattgAATAAAACCGAACGAGAAAGAGAAAGGGTatggaaagaaaaaaatgtcaaaattataaattcagataatttattttataataataataatcatttaaatttaaacgACGATAAAATTCctttaataataacagGAGGACAACGAGATGGTGTACTTAAAATTAGGGATTTTCGAATTTTCCATAAATATGTTggttgtaaaaaaatacacacaGCTAGTATTAATTGTATTGtaacatataatttaaaaaatagaacTTACATTATTTCATGTTCAGCTGATGGTTATTGTTATCAATTTGAAATTCAAGGAATATGTTCtagtttaaataattatttaaaaaaagtgtgTGTCAATGAGCCTATATTATCAGCAAAATATGTTGGaaatcatttaattttagtTGGAACAGCTTTtggaaatttatttttattaaatttttctgactgttcaaaaaataaattaacaaaacaagcaaaacaaattttaaatgcaagtgatgaattaaatacagataataattttcatgcaattgaaaaaaacaataatcaatataacaaaacaaatgatgatatattatGGGCTTTTGGAGGATGTCAAAAAGGAGGAATTAATTGTATagaatgtatttatatatataattctaCAAATGTAAATCCAAATGAAGTAGAACTTTGTAATATTGTGATAGGGGGTGATGATGGAATTCCCTGTTTACTATCTATCCCTAATTCATTTATCTGA
- a CDS encoding petidase, M16 family, putative, with the protein MYFNIFIFLIILVYENQSSCQNPIYNSKNNYGLSNEQFRAILFGLNYDSPNKNSIDRENVENHSLFFRNFVDDDIQINKQDEKTQSQIEIMNNEKINNSGTIHDNKNANNYSAINGNEKSNDELLQKTLRKNKFSEKDNSYNNIQDQQNITFNNSNTFHNKNNVVDRQGNDSGINENISYNNNSSTVNMNRPSHNISYNNNDNEYHTNENLIKNNLDKQYSRNTNSENIFNNNSTNINKNDNSVFNEPTSAGIYMRTKKDTNDFKQPETLQKNNNIKNIKGDANPLKDKKININENKAQGNINQNTPLNKPINYMINGMNNPNIQEQRQDKGVLHNNGNNKNVQMGHNDEPQILSNEEKKQNTKYISINPRTIKNKEENVNYSEKKIISDSPNSGNSILKKIQPVKYNENINKKLNDASKGNEKFQKTNKTDENIFSENITLKNKINDTNYYKYFKLKENGFRGLGIINKYSSKGGFSISVDCGGYNDLDDIPGISNLLQRAIFYKSKKRDTTLLSELGVNSPKYNSHINESFTNFYASGNSEDIYNLLNLFVQNLFYPIFNEEFIENEVNEISNKYISMENNPETCLKITSQYLTHFKYSNLFIYGNYITLCENILKKRIDIKEKLYEFHRKCYQPKNMSISILLGKKSNSSDHYNINDIIDMVDKLFGKITNYNYNEKETIKKQNNMKLKENSPNRQLNNHNDEQINLNNEINTKNDMSIPFTNKLNYALDLNQKSQYIEILKKQGWEDQIFLYWSSKINIYIYKRIEEFKVMGFFHELFSNFGKDGLYYKISVENKYAYDFQIINICNKYYLNYGILIKLTKKGKSNLSHLIYIFQTFINEISKLFDHDSLNKGVNKYIFDYYRENTLPTNINFRKDDINICLNDLMSYSNRLLIYLENPFEFLKINNLVTNMNKNDFRNEIKITSLIGSLFRNENMHIINVVDIFTITNQIKIPNTFIEYSIGDNPYIIDEEKVANNINFTLPEFKICPFSNFKKNDILSENSFFCISYNSEENFNYSKNNKQSFVSDDNEYVKSNILYNIPCLIKSSYGYNIFFKKGLTDTSRVNADFIFFFPSKNFTFYEAIYTRIHIIILKKKIKQILSDYTNCSVNVNIKDNVESYILHIDSNSYYFVDMLNKIEDILSIKEVPTNDEFNDAYDELNLYVKRKDSVVVGDSLNIIYSLFNKYIPTNKEIYNILNAYFFYPLYNSYIKYINNFFHKNYINIFIYGNLSIVNTINIKNESNYGPNTEYNSTNNVINNNNRMNDNTYGYANNTHTMYNKHTLGKNDNVLDDKEDSIEIPQNGIGIKYITDLCESFIRNVTNNVIKKSESTYYATKLINNEDIEIDVQILDKNVGNNSITVSYIIESETILSDMLINIIVDLISLDFIKFAKIKYNDGYAVDVKTFSTKYGFGGIIFVIQSFDNDVEKLEEDICGFVKHLTFQLMNIDIYDLVKKLQYMKKQYILNNTIFTYKQEYSTILDEIINGNECFDKKYKIVKIFDELINCPKIILNKANYILQNAKKLIFKEYKTTNTPNNVNEQMNYIHSNKKCNYSHNKNDIMSNIELSNTLNFTKTTKLNNTIPDYNVFRMNNVHKKGNHIIDVSNFLEVKRKGFVQYVIDYFKNPYKLGLNHNNYLDYKSCDNEMYKDNFQVFHNFTNDIDKIREYFRAKFSNDQETKEKCSINYEDIKKHCYDLNTEAYD; encoded by the coding sequence atgtattttaacatttttatttttctcatAATTTTAGTTTATGAAAATCAATCAAGTTGTCAGAATCCAATATACAacagtaaaaataattatggaTTAAGTAATGAACAATTTAGAGCAATACTATTTGGTCTTAACTATGATTCgccaaataaaaatagcatAGACAGAGAAAATGTGGAAAAtcattctttatttttccgTAACTTTGTCGATGATGATATCCAAATAAACAAACAAGATGAAAAAACACAATCACAAATTGAAATTAtgaataatgaaaaaataaacaactCTGGTACTATACacgataataaaaatgctaATAACTATTCTGCAATCAATggaaatgaaaaatcaAACGATGAACTATTACAAAAGACAttgagaaaaaataaatttagcGAAAAGgataattcatataataatattcaaGACCAGCAAAATATAacttttaataattctaatacttttcataataaaaataatgtagtAGATCGCCAAGGAAATGATAGTggaataaatgaaaatatatcttataataataatagcagTACCGTAAACATGAATCGACCATCTCACAACATTTCGTATAacaataatgataatgaatATCATACAAACGAAAACTTAATTAAGAATAATCTTGATAAACAATACAGTAGGAATACAAATAGtgaaaacatttttaataataattcaactaatatcaataaaaatgacAATTCAGTATTTAATGAACCTACGAGTGCAGGTATTTATATGCGAACAAAAAAGGACACTAATGATTTTAAACAACCGGAAACacttcaaaaaaataataatattaaaaatattaaaggaGATGCAAACCCAttaaaagacaaaaaaataaatataaatgaaaataaagcaCAAGGAAATATTAACCAAAATACCCCATTAAATAAACccataaattatatgataaatgGAATGAATAACCCTAACATTCAAGAACAACGTCAAGATAAAGGCGTATTACATAATAATggaaacaataaaaatgtgcaAATGGGCCATAATGATGAACcacaaatattatcaaatgaggaaaaaaaacaaaatacaaaatatataagtataaaTCCTagaacaataaaaaataaagaagaaaatgtaaattattccgaaaaaaaaattatatcagATAGTCCGAATTCGGGAAATAGCATTTTGAAGAAGATCCAACCAGtgaaatataatgaaaatatcaataaaaaattaaatgatgCATCTAaaggaaatgaaaaattccAAAAGACAAACAAAACTGatgaaaacatattttctGAGAATATcactttaaaaaataaaattaatgatacaaattattataaatattttaaattaaaagaaaatgggTTTAGAGGATTgggaataataaataaatattcatcaAAAGGGGGGTTTTCAATATCAGTTGATTGTGGAGGATATAATGATTTAGATGACATTCCAGGAATTTCTAATTTATTACAACgagctattttttataaatctaAAAAAAGGGATACGACGCTATTAAGTGAATTAGGAGTAAATTCACCAAAATACAATAGTCATATTAATGAATCTTTTACTAACTTTTATGCAAGCGGTAATTCTGAAGACATTtacaatttattaaatttatttgtccaaaatttattttatccaATATTTAATGAAGAATTCATAGAAAACGAAGTTAATGAAAttagtaataaatatatttctatgGAAAATAATCCTGAAACTTGCTTAAAAATTACTAGCCAGTATCTTacacattttaaatattcaaatttgTTCATTTATGGGAATTACATTACCTTatgtgaaaatattttaaaaaaaagaatagaTATAAAGGAAAAATTGTATGAATTTCACCGAAAATGTTATCAACCTAAAAATATGTCAATTAGTATACTATTAGGGAAAAAATCAAACTCATCAGATCATTACAACATTAATGATATTATAGATATGGTTGATAAACTTTTtggaaaaataacaaattataattacaaCGAAAAGGAAAccattaaaaaacaaaataacaTGAAATTGAAAGAAAATTCACCTAATAGACAACTGAACAATCATAATGATGAgcaaattaatttaaataatgaaataaatactaAGAATGATATGTCTATTCCgtttacaaataaattaaattatgcTCTCGATTTAAACCAAAAAAGCCAGTATAttgaaattttaaaaaaacaggGATGGGAAGATcagatttttttatattggagctctaaaattaatatttatatatataaaagaattGAAGAATTTAAAGTCATGGGTTTTTTTCATGAACTTTTTTCGAACTTCGGAAAGGATggattatattataaaatatctgtggaaaacaaatatgcatatgatTTTCagattataaatatatgcaataaatattatttgaattatgggatattaataaaattaacaaagAAAGGGAAGAGTAATTTATctcatttaatatatatattccaaACATTTATCAATGAAATaagtaaattatttgatcATGATAGTTTAAATAAAGGtgtaaacaaatatatttttgattattATAGAGAAAATACTTTACCCactaatattaattttagaaaagatgatataaatatatgtctAAATGATTTAATGAGTTATTCTAACAGATTACTTATTTACTTAGAGAATccatttgaatttttaaaaattaacaatttagtaacaaatatgaataaaaatgacTTTCGAAATGAGATAAAAATTACCAGCTTAATAGGTTCTCTTTTcagaaatgaaaatatgcatattataaatgttGTAGATATATTCACTATAacaaatcaaataaaaatcccCAATACTTTTATCGAGTATTCTATAGGGGATAATCCATATATTATTGATGAAGAAAAAGttgcaaataatataaattttacacTTCCagaatttaaaatttgtcCTTTTAGTAAttttaagaaaaatgatattttaaGTGAAAATTCATTCTTCTGTATTTCCTATAATAGTgaagaaaattttaattattcaaaaaataataaacaatcATTTGTATCAGATGACAATGAATATGTTAAAtcgaatatattatataacataCCTTGCTTGATTAAATCTTCTTAtggatataatatattttttaaaaaaggttTAACAGATACTTCAAGAGTAAATGCagatttcatttttttttttccttcaaaaaattttacCTTTTATGAAGCAATTTATACTCGTATACACATTATAAtactgaaaaaaaaaataaagcaaaTTTTGTCTGATTACACTAATTGCTCAGTAAATGTGAATATTAAGGATAATGTTGAATCGTATATATTACACATAGATAGCAATAGCTATTATTTCGTGGATatgttaaataaaatagaggatattttatcaataaAAGAAGTTCCTACCAATGATGAATTTAATGACGCTTATGAcgaattaaatttatatgtaaaaagaaaagacaGCGTTGTTGTGGGAGattctttaaatattatatattccttatttaataaatatatcccaacaaataaagaaatttataatattttaaatgcatattttttttaccctttatataattcgtatataaaatatataaataatttttttcacaaaaattatattaatatatttatatatggaaaTTTGTCGATAGtaaatacaataaatattaaaaatgaatctAACTATGGCCCTAATACAGAATATAATAGTACTAACAatgttattaataataataaccgGATGAATGATAATACTTATGGTTATGCAAACAACACACATACAATGTATAATAAACACACTTTAGGAAAAAATGACAACGTGTTAGACGACAAAGAAGATTCTATTGAAATACCTCAAAATGGAATAGGAATAAAATACATTACTGATTTATGTGAGTCATTTATAAGAAACGTGACAAataatgttataaaaaaaagcgAATCTACATACTATGCAAccaaattaattaataatgaagaCATAGAAATAGACGTACAAATTCtagataaaaatgttgGTAACAATTCAATAACAgtatcatatattatagaaTCTGAAACAATATTAAGCGATATgctaattaatattattgttgatttaatttcattagattttattaaatttgcTAAAATAAAGTATAATGATGGTTATGCCGTTGATGTAAAAACATTTTCCACAAAATATGGATTTGGAggaataatttttgttattcAAAGTTTTGATAATGATGTTGAAAAACTAGAAGAAGATATATGTGGATTTGTTAAACACTTAACTTTTCAATTGATGAATATTGATATATACGATTTAGTAAAAAAGCTacaatatatgaaaaagcaatacatattaaataatactaTATTTACCTATAAACAAGAATATTCAACTATACTTGATGAGATAATTAATGGAAATGAAtgttttgataaaaaatacaaaattgtaaaaatatttgatgaATTAATTAACTGTCCCAAAatcattttaaataaagcaAATTACATTTTACAAAATGCCAAGAAATTGATTTTTAaggaatataaaacaaCTAACACACCAAATAACGTAAATGAGcaaatgaattatattcattccaataaaaaatgtaattattctcataataaaaatgatataatgTCTAATATAGAATTGTCAAATACCTTGAATTTTACTAAAACAACCAAATTAAATAACACAATTCCCGATTATAATGTATTTAGAATGAATAATGTGCATAAAAAGGGAAATCATATCATAGATGTATCAAATTTCCTTGAAGTAAAAAGGAAAGGATTTGTTCAATATGTTATTGATTATTTTAAGAATCCTTATAAATTGGGTTTgaatcataataattatttagatTATAAAAGTTGTGATAATGAAATGTATAAAGACAATTTTCAAGTATTTCACAATTTTACAAATGatatagataaaataaGAGAATATTTTCGTGCAAAATTTTCGAATGATCAAGAAACTAAAGAAAAGTGTTCGATAAATTATGAAGACATAAAGAAACATTGTTATGATCTAAATACTGAGGCATATGATTAA
- a CDS encoding circumsporozoite-related antigen exported protein 1, putative translates to MKINVVSAIFIIFSLCLFNNAYGKASSKNVIKKSAEPIIDVQELISDMVKKEEDIVQLTKNKKSLRRINIALATALSVVSALLVGSTGLVMYNSGKGRRPFQLGGSKDASEDAASSENDQSTTNPLASLRAPVNIEAAGKNIMDALKKSSLDGNTLSATNV, encoded by the exons ATGAAGATCAACGTAGTTTCagctatttttattattttttctctttgCCTTTTTAACAATGCTTACGGAAAAGCTAGTTCcaaaaatgttattaaaa aaTCAGCAGAACCTATAATTGACGTACAAGAATTAATTAGTGATATGGTTAAGAAAGAAGAAGACATTGTTCAAttgacaaaaaataaaaaatcttTAAGAAGAATCAATATAGCTCTTGCCACAGCATTAAGTGTTGTATCAGCATTATTAGTTGGAAGTACTGGATTAGTTATGTACAATTCTGGCAAGGGAAGACGCCCATTCCAACTTGGAGGATCCAAAGATGCATCTGAAGATGCTGCTTCATCAGAAAATGATCAATCTACTACAAACCCACTCGCATCTCTTAGAGCACCAGTAAACATTGAAGCTGCAGGTAAAAACATCATGGATGCCCTCAAAAAATCATCACTCGATGGTAACACTCTTTCAGCAACTAATGTTTAA
- a CDS encoding protein GCN20, putative ABC transporter F family member 2, putative, whose product MKELLEDLFKIIKLDEETENYLKERINDEKKKIVKNGVDYFYDLICPFSDKKLKKNVIAEIYKKHIHDVTNVTNENINDNNNEKLTKSLNLKEYWDKNDVIGYYDPFLGIQEKQINYNTSIPISESIKINKEKQKQKEKQLSLFKEWVKNKIKIPSPVRVHNLLHCSDSSKGKMKIEKMNDIRIENFSLSIGQRNLLNDTTLKINVMNKYGLIGKNGIGKSTLLARLARHEIENIKEDISIACIEQDLFLEDVTVLECVLMVDKVRHNLLKELEELELAKKQNDTKSDNLKDNTDEKIINIYEKLNSINYLEAEKEASKILCGLGFDSNLQKKKVNSLSGGMRMRLCLSRILFSNNDIILLDEPTNHLDIYTIQFLIDYIQKLNKTCIIVSHDRNFLNEVCTDIIHFHQKQLTYYSGNYDQFEKTRIEHLLQQQREHDSIELKKKHVQKFIDRFRYNSKRATLVQSRIKLLNKLPVINLEKDETPFKFSFLEPFYVSSVLIRLKDVSFKNEMFKNLQIKKNTNIIIADDFEDSNAKPTELENAEETKKDTLTNNITGDYQFKHEFLFKNATFEVDMDSRIAICGVNGSGKTTLIKIILNLIDVYEGELYVSNKANIGYYSQYHVDSLNPVFNSIQQLQYNYSHKNIKEDEAIKYFNKFNIPTNILYEPIYVLSGGQKSKLALAILAYKNPNVLILDEPSNHLDIESVQALIVALSLYKGAIVLISHDTYLIKHVADEIYHINNITKEVVKIDYEFEKYTKLLLENKI is encoded by the coding sequence ATGAAAGAACTTTTAGAAGACttgtttaaaattattaaacttGATGAAGAAACAGAAAACTATTTAAAGGAAAGaataaatgatgaaaagaaaaaaattgtgaaaAATGGTGtagattatttttatgatttaaTTTGTCCATTTtctgataaaaaattaaaaaaaaatgtgattgcagaaatttataaaaaacatatacatGATGTAACTAATGTAactaatgaaaatataaatgataataacaatgaaaaattaaccAAATCTCTTAATCTAAAAGAATATTGggataaaaatgatgtcATAGGTTATTATGATCCATTTTTAGGAATCcaagaaaaacaaattaattataatactaGTATTCCAATAAGTgaaagtataaaaattaataaagagaagcaaaaacaaaaagaaaagcagttaagtttatttaaagaatgggtaaaaaataaaataaaaattccaTCACCTGTGCGAGTACACAATTTATTACATTGTAGTGACTCTAGCAAAggtaaaatgaaaattgaaaaaatgaatgatATCAGAATTGAAAACTTTAGTTTAAGTATTGGACAAAGGAACTTATTAAACGATACgacattaaaaataaatgtaatgaataaatatggaCTTATAGGTAAAAATGGAATTGGAAAAAGTACATTATTAGCAAGATTAGCAAGACatgaaattgaaaatatcaAAGAAGATATTAGTATAGCATGTATTGAACAAGATTTATTTCTTGAAGATGTAACAGTTTTAGAATGTGTTTTAATGGTTGATAAAGTACgacataatttattaaaagaacTTGAGGAACTTGAATTAgcaaaaaaacaaaatgatacAAAATCTGATAATTTAAAGGATAATAcagatgaaaaaataataaatatttatgaaaaattaaatagtaTTAACTATTTAGAAGCAGAAAAAGAGGCTagtaaaattttatgtGGTCTTGGCTTTGATTCCAatcttcaaaaaaaaaaagtaaactCTCTAAGTGGAGGAATGAGAATGAGATTATGTTTAAGTcgtattttatttagtaataatgatataatattattagatGAACCAACAAACCatttagatatatatactatacaATTCTTGATAgattatattcaaaaactaaataaaacatgTATTATAGTTTCACATGAtagaaattttttaaacgaAGTTTGTACAgatattattcattttcatcaaaaGCAACTAACATATTACTCAGGAAATTATGATcaatttgaaaaaacaaGAATAGAGCATTTGTTGCAACAACAAAGAGAGCATGATTCAATTGAACTAAAGAAAAAGCATGTCCAAAAATTTATAGATCGATTTAGATATAATTCTAAAAGAGCAACATTGGTTCAAAGCAGAATAaaacttttaaataaactaccagttataaatttagaaaaagaTGAAACACCATTTaagttttcttttttagaACCATTTTATGTATCTAGTGTACTTATTAGATTAAAAGAtgtttcttttaaaaacgaaatgtttaaaaatttacaaataaaaaaaaatacaaatattataatagcAGACGATTTTGAAGATTCAAATGCAAAACCAACAGAATTGGAAAATGCTGAAGAAACTAAAAAGGATACTTTaactaataatataactGGAGATTATCAATTTAAAcatgaatttttatttaaaaatgcaaCTTTTGAAGTAGATATGGACTCTAGAATTGCAATATGTGGTGTTAATGGTAGTGGTAAAACaacattaattaaaattattttaaatttgataGATGTTTATGAAGGAGAGCTATATGTTAGTAATAAAGCGAATATAGGATACTATTCCCAATATCATGTTGATAGTTTAAATCCTGTTTTTAATTCTATTCAACAATTACAATATAACTATTcccataaaaatataaaagaagatGAAGctatcaaatattttaataaatttaatataccaacaaatatattatatgaacccatttatgttttatctGGAGGACAAAAAAGTAAATTGGCATTAGCTATTTTAGCTTATAAAAATCCAAATGTATTGATTTTAGATGAACCGTCAAATCATCTTGATATTGAATCCGTACAAGCCCTAATTGTAGCATTAAGTTTGTATAAAGGTGCTATTGTTCTTATAAGTCACGATACATACTTGATCAAACATGTAGCTGATGAAATATACcatataaacaatattaCAAAGGAGGTGGTTAAAATTGATTatgaatttgaaaaatatactaaATTGTTacttgaaaataaaatttaa